In Pongo abelii isolate AG06213 chromosome 15, NHGRI_mPonAbe1-v2.0_pri, whole genome shotgun sequence, a single window of DNA contains:
- the LOC112128780 gene encoding non-histone chromosomal protein HMG-14-like yields the protein MPKRKVSSAEGATKEEPKRRSARLSAKPPAKVEAKPKKAAAKDKSSDKKVQTKGKKGAKGKQAEVANQETKEDLPAETGETKTEESSASDEAGEKGAKSD from the coding sequence ATGCCCAAGAGGAAGGTCAGCTCCGCTGAAGGAGCCACCAAGGAAGAGCCCAAGAGGAGATCGGCGCGGTTGTCAGCTAAACCTCCTGCAAAAGTGGAAGCAAAGCCGAAAAAGGCAGCAGCGAAGGATAAATCTTCAGACAAAAAAGTgcaaacaaaagggaaaaagggaGCAAAGGGAAAACAGGCCGAAGTGGCTAACCAAGAAACTAAAGAAGATTTACCTGCAGAAACCGGGGAAACGAAAACTGAGGAGAGTTCAGCCTCTgatgaggcaggagagaaagGAGCCAAGTCCGATTAA